The genomic region tctggcgtgatgcatttctggctgactccagttacactttctctgaataactgccctcttatcacagtaaaggctttggatcgacgaacgatctgtcgagcctcttcttcatcctctggaggttctttcctaagaatgtacgcaatgtatggcactgtccagtcgggagtgacaaccaaaacctccatgatcaactcgaccacggctgggacttcgacttcaatcggatctgtggcactcttaggctgtgggggatctttagtgaaaggatcttcctgaactaaaggcgagtgaatatgttccaaaaacacattgctaggaatggtctctctcttggatcctatctttgccaattcatctgcagcatgatttttcagtcggggcatatggtgaagctccaacccttcaaacttcttttccaactttctcaCCGCGTTACAATAACTAGTCATAgtcgggctcctgacatcccactctttcattacttgattaaccaccaaatctgagtcgccgtagaccatgaggcgacggacgccgagtgaaatggccatacgcaacccgtaaaaagtgcttcatattcagcttcattgttggaggaatcaaaatgaatctggagaacgtagTTGAGCTTGtctccgcgggggggggggggggtaccaatAATACCCCAGCACcgaaaccattcagcatcttggagccatcaaagaacatggtccaatgctccgagtgaacttgagtcggaagttgctgctcaatccactcggcgaggaagtctgcaattgcttgggacttgatagctttctttgcctcaaacttgttATTCAATGGAAGGAGTtcgatcgcccattttgccactcgatcagttgcatctctgttattcagattTTCTGATAAtggtgcatcgctgacgactgtaatggagtgatcagagaaatagtgtccaaccttcttcatggtcatgtagattccataaacaagcttctgataatgtggatatctctgcttggatggagacaaaacttcagagagataatacactgggcgctgaactttataagcttttccttcttcttcccgctcgaccgtgagtactgtactaacAACGTGTCCAGTGGCTGCAACGTAAAGCAGTAAAggttctttgctgattggcgcagcaagcaccgactgggtggaaagcagggttttgagctctgcaaacgctgcgtcagcttcatcagtccactcgaacttatcagatttcttcataaTCGGTAAAGAGGTAAAGCCTTTTCACCGAttcgagaaatgaatcgactcaaggcggccaaacaaccaatatgcttctgaacgtcatgcacatgcacgtggcgtttcattcggaggatggcaccaactttttctgggttcgcgtcgatcccttgttcggaaacaaggaaaccgagtaactttccacctgggactccgaatgtgcacttcgatggattaagcttgatatcatatcttctcaggttggcaaaggtttctgcgaggtcggtcagcaggtcggaacctttacgcgacttgaccacaatgtcatccatatattcttccacattccgactgatttgagtgagcatgcacttctgaatcatcctcatgactgtggcgccagcatttttgagaccaaatggcatggtgacatagcaaaagcacccgaatggggtgatgaaagctgtttttatttcatcgggaccatacagtcggatctgatgatacccagaatatgcatctagaaaagacaagcgctcacaccccgcagtcgagtcaaccaTCTGaccgatgcgggggagagggaaatgatctttcggacatgcccgattgatatgcttgaaatcaatgcacatacgaagtgaatcgtccttcttagggaccatgaccacATTGACAAGCCACTTGGAGTGGTAGGTCTCTCGGATGAACTTTGCTGCTAGGAGCctagccacttcctcgccaattgatTTTCTCTTCTGCATGGTGTAccatcgaagatgctctttgacgggttttgccttcggatcgacacgcaaacgatgctcagctagTCCCTTaggtacacccagcatgtcagaaggtttccatacaaagatgtcccagttctcacggaggaactggatgagcgcttcttcctatttgatgtcgagcgttgttgagatatgagtcggtgcagcattgggatcggtcgggtgaatatgaatcggcttcattTCTCTAGACGAAAAGCAGAGTCTatggcaggcttcttggcccgtaacaaatcactcggatctgcatttttctgatactcctgcaattcaactgctgccatttgtgcatcggcgattttggaacccttttggaagcattcctctgctttctgcagattgccagtgactgtgatcacacctttggggccaggcatcttcagtttgaggtacatgtaacatggtcgagccataaaatgcgcataggcaggcctacccagaatagcatgataagcactctggaaatctacaacttcaaatgtcaacttttccttacggtaattcttggaatcaccaaaaaccacgtcaagggtgatctggccgagtgattcggctttctttgcAGGGATGACGCCATGAAagctcatattgctttcactaagcttggagatcggaatgcccatccccttcaaggtctcagcataaaggatattcaggccgctaccagcatccactactagggaaaagcctagcaccagcgcaggttttgggcctattagtagcgcgggggccggcgctactaataaggcgctacagctaacgtatagcagtagcgcgggtgccacccgcgctactactacgtcctttagtagtagcatgggtaaaaacccgtgctactactaccagcgcgggttttttttgaattttttcgaaaaaatatttcaatttttttccctaattttcaaatttctgaattattttaatctcaaatctctaatcacccctcatcgctgctcaatttaatctctaatcacccctcatcattccaaatcatctaacttcccagacgatcacccatcctctcactactccagcctgagcacgcttaacttccgggttctattctcccttgtttccaagtctgcacttattgttttcctgacaatagtaagatgtcaatcctattaacctcaggaatttagcttgagcatgaagtcacacatttcattatttgagtttgaaactattgtgctaaaaaattagtaacactaatatttcttgaataattagtttgaccacagtttgaccacagtttgggcatagtttgaccagatttgaccaaaattcaaaaaaactaaaataattatttagtaacactaatattctagaataattagtttgaccactctttgaccacagtttgaccacacagtttgaatttttttcgattttttccactctagatcataaaagccccgtaactttttttctgtttggtttttgaggattttgaaaatgtttaacggggttcccttggttaaatttggatgtaactttttgagtagatgatttttcatataaaaactttttcatccgagttagtatgcaaaagttatgcccattttgaCAAATTCTCgaaagattttgcaaataaagtcgaaattcatatttggaaattttcccaacaactggaccacatatcacatgggaaacttattttcttttatttttttggcattttcatcattttattttattttttttaaaactgaaaaagcgatccacaggggggtagagtttgaaaatgggacctttagttgtagcgcggttttttaccccctcgctactactatggcaccacttagtagtagcgagggctaaaaaccaatgctactgctatcaaacttagtagtagcgaggttttaaaaacccgcgctactactatggcatgtcccggggggcacggtagagaccgcttactagtaacgagggttaaaaacccacgctactgctatcaacttagtagtagcgaggtttaaaaacctgcactactggtaagtagcagtagcgagggtttttaacccttgctactagtaactttctatgtataggcttttccctagtagtgatccattagcactttggtcaatcgagtgccttcgactactgggtcgaccaccaatgcttgcctcccaggagTGTCTATACACGCcaggtgatcagactggtcgaatgtgatggcagtttgTGACCATTTCAGGTATGCGGTcgttgtcgccggagcaaccatattcacttctctgttgataactttcaatcgactcttgctctcaacatcagcaaaaatcatcagggtggaattgactttgggataaccatcatcttcctcttcatcctcgtctttgtccgactctttttccttctcaCTGGGCTATTTCTCTCGGAACTActagatcaggagtcgacattgtcgagtggtgtgtttaggataaatcagattaccctcttcatctttcttcgtatgaatgtgacatggtaaatccaacacatcatttcccgcttgatcttttaccttcttaggAGTCCAGGGCCCCTTAgttttccctttaaactttccttgcaCTACTGCTGCAATTTCACCAGGCACCGTAGGTTCAGCCTTTCGTTTCTGTTTCCAATTACCTCCGCCGGCATCCTGGCCGACTGGTTTACCCTTTCCACtgcggagtcggtcctcttcttctccgttagcgtatcgagtggctatttccatcatccgagtcagggtcATATCCCAGTCCAACCGAATTTCAAGACTAGCTCTcagtacttaacgccttccttgaaggcacacactgcttgatgctcACATACATTTTCCACCGTGTGATGCAAGGTGGTCCACATCTGGATGTCATCTCTTAGAGTTTCACCCGGTTTCTGTAtgcaatgctgcaattctgttaACCCCACTGGttgcttgcaagtgccctcaaaagtcctgacgaacactcgagcaagctcttcccaactgaatatactgcctggggctaactgagtcaaccacgctctggctgacccttccagcatcagaggaagatgcttcattgccacttcatcattcccgccaccaatctgcacagccactcggtaatcctcaagccaagtttcaggcttggactctctagtgaacttgctgactccagtcgccaacctgaagttgggaggaatcactgcagtcctgatggctctactgaaacactctggacccgaaacatgaactctgctgccagtcggacgATCTCTGCCAAGGTCTTCCCTGTGCGCTCTGTTCTGgtcgactagaccttgaacgagaatagatcttgcatcaaagcctggctctcttgggtcgactggtgctCTGCGCTCGCCATTGTGAAGACGTCTAGCATCGtactgccgaggcacatatgatgcactcctcagaggaggtgtgggcactcgacaaAGATTGTCGCGGTCGAGTCAGTGATCATACTTCCCACGGCCTTCACACCGCAGGGGCGATCTTGGACTGTGGGCCGACTAAACAGTATCCGctaccacagatctgctatgaatcctactCCGCGACTAAGACACTGTTGTGTTTggttctcctgctgcccggagtaaggccCGGATTTGCATCAaacccctgccagcctccgactgggaaggtttaattgactctgctattcgggccgcagctgtgagattttgaatcggagtgcggtataccttaggtggaggtggaaaaagttgtcgTTGACTGGAATCAGGGATCCGCTCccgagcacgctcatcgagtgcgtgctggaggttctccagtcgagtgtgctcagccaaattagccaagcgcacctcctccaaggcccgagccttgggggtttctccaacgatgggcgtgcggagtgcatccatgttgcggcgacgaagttcttccctctgctacAAAGAGAGGAGTTCGGgatggtactcctcgtggacgcgcGACGGTTCGCTGCCACCATCCCCGCTATCTTTGCGGAGGAAACCAGGCGAGCTACATGGTCcttcgaccatcaagacttcagccgcagggtcactgctatcgcactcggatgcgatatcgacggagctagtcgacaggtcgaacaggctgtagagagtttcgtcgggctcgattgacATGACTTGCTGGGTGGCCGAAtgacgagccaccgcgtgtttcacccaccgcggCCGACTAgatcgcttgcggcggcgaacTGCGGGGAGAGAAGAAACcatgggagccgaccgatactgggtcaacggctgctggagaaggacgccgcgtacgcacgtgcgaaagtgcgtcgcccctctgATGGGGAGCGCCTCAACatcaaggggagcttcctgaaggcaggtggagtcgtcggcgataaaaacgagcgcaccgagacggatctcgcggcccttagccaatccaccgccggaaaccatgatggtggggatcggaaaaattgcaacttcaccaacaagtcgctaagacacctgccccacggtgggctccaactgtcgtggtcctaagactgacagtagaaagggggtaggtatggagaggcaagatcttagctatggtgaaggtgtacacacaagatttacgagttcaggcccttcgcggaggaaataatagccctacgtctcggtgcccagaggcggtcgactggattatatgtgtgtggtgtTATAGGgttgcgaacccttgtcccagaggagggcggaggcttatatagagtgcgccagaaccccagccatcctccattacaaggggtttAATGTACATAAAGCAGGGGCATTACTGAACGCTAGccataagtgctattaatgaccttaaagactacggagtgaatgtccgaccgttgcaatgctgagtgacccctggtcttcagtaggtcgagtgattccttatatggtcgagtgacaacaggtaggaggggtacccgagtgatatgattggtcgagtggattgcactcgacacctttgaccGGGGTTTCTttgttgcctcttggacttcttatattctagggtagtgaccttgggtagggtgtataggtcaggcctatgatccTACCCCTGGTCTATACCCTTATCAGGCGGTGGTTGGCTGATGGATGGATCCGGAATGTGGCGGTACCCTCGATGTGTCCAGCGCCATCCGGCAGGTTGCAGTACCGACTGTCCATTCAAGCTAGGGACTACAATGGCCACAAAGGGTCTTCATGAGGTCTCCTCACTCCACATCTTGTGGCTGATGAAGGTGCTCGTACTAGCAAAATTGCGGGAAGCAaatcgaaggctcctttgtgggtTTTGAGGCTCTCATTTTGGCCAGTTTGCCTTCAACAGTTAGAGGCAACGTATGGACGAAGGTTTGATGCAAAGGGTATGGTTGTGCAGTGGCGGCGTTGGAATTTCAGCGCATGTAATTACTGGGATTATGGAAAGTGGTGGCGCCAATGCATGATTGAATCTGATTTTGTGGTTCTTCTCGAGTACCCGGTCTTGTGCTCCTGGGTGAAAACCCTAAGCCTGGCCCGAGTTGGTTATACCTAGGCAATGATGATGTTTTTCTGCGTAATTACCTTGTTTGGGCATGCTCGGGCATGCTCACGCTTGTTCTTTGGGGGTAAAACCTAGAATCTggcctttttttgcgaaaaaacttccaatctattcatcttcaatcatggcagtacaatgaacaccagaaataaaaattacatccagatctgtagaccacctagcgacgactacaagcactgaagcaagccgaaggcgcgccgccgtcatcacccctccatcgccggagtcgggcacaacttgttgtagtagacagtcgggaagtcgtcgtgctaaggccccataggaccagcgcaccagaacagcaaccgccgccgatgaaggataacgtaggttggaaggattcaactcgaagacacacgaacgtagacgaacaacgatgagatccgagcaaatccaccaaagatagatccgtcggagacacacctccacacgccaaCCAACGATGCTAGATGGACCGCCAGAACGGGGTCTGGGCagagagacctttattccatcttcagggagccgccgccgtctcgccttcctgagcatgacaaaaaccctaacaagacaggaaaaaatgactgaaaacggagccctcccgccagcccttggcaggatccaccgcgcccccatggccctagggccaccggagacgaggcggacctgcggcggcgccggcgagaggcagaaaccctagctttctttcttggaggaggaggagcgacTTGGCCGCTGTGGGTTTTTTCACCGGCGAGTTGATGGTTAGATACGTTGACGACAGCGTTTGagcgtcgttcccttcctgaaggcgttccTGTTGAAGAACCTTTCTCATTATCCTTGTGGTATCAAGATATGACTGGTAAAGACATGGTCATAGTTGTAGTTTGTCAATCGCTATTTTGACCACGTCGGAATTTTTCTTTTTCCTCGCTTAGGCATAGTTTTTGTCTTGTATGATCTTACTCTTTGTTGGCATGTTTATTTGTATGTGTGTATTAGTGTTGGATATTTACGTATCCCCCCTTGATAtttcattttgagttaataaaatccccccccccccccccccaacaaaagAAAACCAGTTGGGGCTCTTCCTATTCAGCGATAAAAAAGAAGTGTCTGCACAAAATGAGTACTAACGAGAGTCAAACGAGACAATAAAAAAGCAGAAACGGTGGAAAATAAGCATAGCAAAAAAAAACTTAACTGGAAAAGTCAACTTCACTACGAAATGACGTAGGAAAAAGAAAGACGAAAGCAGAGACGGTGGAAAATAAGCATGGACAgttcaaaaaaaaggaaaataagcatGGGCCAATGTTTCATGCACCCATAGTCAACTTAGAACTAGAAAGAGAAATATATACTTCCATCACGAGTCGTGCATAACACCAGCACTTTTCGGCAACATATCTTGCCGAATTAATAAGTCTGTCGCCATTCTCGTCGCAGAAAACCAGACTGCACTTTCACAACGCTATCTCCTGTGATTCAACCCATGATATACATATCTCCTGCATGAAAAGGACCGCCCGAAAATAGTCAGCTTCACGCGTGTTCCTACGTAAGGTTCTATTACACGTGTGTGGAGACGGATCGACGACGTTGATCCACGTACATCTAGTCATTAACTTCTCATGCAAACACATATCAAGATTTACTTGCATCATGCATTATtaatagtgtcaaaaaacgtcttacattatgagatagAGGGAGTTGCATAAAAAACGCTTCTCTCTATGCGTAGTGTTTGTGTTGTGTAACTTTTATAATAGATCTAATTTTTTCACAAAATAGATAAATAATCCCCGGGCCCTCACAAAACCAAATAATCGTAACAGGACAAAGTCACGCTACCTTTTGTAATTCATCCCATATGTCTATCCTAGATATATCTTCTGCATGAAAAACTGAAATTCAGCATGGCACTCCCCAAACCGGATATCATGCACTCCCTCTTTTCGGACAGAGATGACGTTCTGGTATGATATGGTCTCTAGTGTGTAACTTTGACCAATATTTTCCATACGAATATGCGAGTAAAAGGATATAAAACTTTTATACTGAGAGAGAAAAAAAGCATGGCAAATCTTTTTAGTTCCACTTGACCAGACTAAATAAATTttatatgatactccctccgttcctaaatatttgtctttcaagagatttcaacaagtgactacatacggagcaaaatgagtgaatctacactctaaaatatgttcatatacatccgtatgtggtagtccatttgaaatctctaaaaaggcaaatatttaggaatggagggaagTACAAGTCAAGAGCTCCTTTGATTCAACGGATTCTCATAGGAATTTTGGAGAATTAGAATTCTTAGGACTTTTTCCTactttggttgtttgattcataggattgaatcctataGAACTTTCTCATAAGGATTCCCTACTACATTACATAGAAATTTtagcatccactcaaacctctgaaagaatcctttgtttttcctgtgATGCAAGCAAACAAAGCATAATCATGTAAATTAAGATGAGCGCGACATACCAATCCTATGTTTACTATTCCTACTTTTTTTagaatcatgctaatcaaacgggGCCTAAAGTTTCAGAAGTTATTTTCCTTGGGAACAATTCGTAAAGTTTGATTGCACACGCTCTAAGGTGCCATCTTATGAGGGAGGTTCTACCAACCATGTGTTGTAGAATGATATGTATAGCCTATTTTTTGCAGTTCCATCATATGCAGAGCATAGCCTACATGATATGTGCACAGATGTTTCTATGTGAAGTATCATCAGTTTGCGACTCCATGTTTGTGCTCACAGTTTGACCATATCAATGTGACCCATCATATGTAGAGCATAGCCTACATGATATGTGCACAGATGTTTCTGTGTGAAGTATCATCAGTTTGCGACTCCATGTTTGCGCTCACAGTTTGACCATATCAATGTGACCCATCATATGTAGAGCATAGCCTACTGACATGTTCAAGATTTTCTTCCACCAAACAGTCCTCCATTTGCACTCGCAGTTTCACCATATCAATGATCTGGTCCAACCCGTTTATCCTGGATTCATAGAGTTGTGTGCATTAACCGATGCCGAGGCTGGGGCGCAGAAGCCGGTGGCGTTTCCTCCTTCTCGAAAAGAAATATCCGGGATTCATGATAACGCTTGAGCTAGTCAACTTTCTTCTTATCATAAAAACTTTCCACTTCTCTCTCGTATATCCCATACTCTTGTGCTCAATTTAGCATTACCATGTAATGTTGAAGAACCTTGTGATGAACCCCGTCACACGGTGTTGTACAAAAATATGAAGTAATTCATAATTGAAAAGAATTGATCATGCACGGTCAAGCGTGACAGTCGAGTAAAATGGATCATTACGGTGTTGTCTCGAAGGAAAGTTTACACCGAAATTCCGTCAACTTATTTCTTAAAAAAGAATCTAGCACTCCTCTCATGTGCATCTATTGCTTTGCTTATCATCGTGGCGCATATTGTTTATTCGATAACAGAAATATCGTCACCCACGCTGGAATAACCAAAGTGTTTTTTTAATTGTTTCATAATGCTTTCATTGAAGAGGACTTTTCAGCCCAAACGTTGAATGTAAAGTTGTACAATTCAAAAATATCCCCACGAGACATTCATCTCATTCCCTTAAAGGAAAAACTATGATAGACTAGCCGATCTTTAAATAGGAATATTTGCCATCTTGGAATATTTGCCATGAAAGATGATTTTTTGCACAAATTCTTTGATAATGATTTTTGAATTTGATATGAGATTTTGGGTGGCAAGTATCTGCACCGAAATTCGGGCAGGAAATGATTCAAACCGCGGGCGGGCGGCCGGCGAGGCGATGAGGTATGGGTGTAGCTCTACCGGCCCGCGCGGTCAACACCGCGCTTGCCTGCAACAAGACATGCATGTCAGGGGGCCGGCGACGTGGCCAGCACCAGCGGCAGTACTGATCTCATCTTCGTCTGACCGCCCGACCCGATCGCCATCAGGGGACGACGACCCCAGGGCCGGAGCTCCGGTGGGCCCCACCCCACCACCACCCTCGCCCGCGTGTGGGCCCCGCGCCCCCCTCCCTCACCCCCAATCTACGCGCTTGTCTTAACCCCCCCCTCCCTACCCTCCTCCGAGCACCGCACCAAACGCAAAACCCGGCCTCTGAGCTTTGACCGCCTCCACCACTCCACCGTCCGTCGTCCGTCGTCGTCACCGCGTTCGTCTTGCTTGCAAGCGTAGCCGGCAGGGATTTGGGCGATGGATCCGGTGGCCGCGGCGGCGCACGGCGGGGGGCACCACTTCGGGCCGCCGGTGGGGACGTTCCACCCGTTCCACGGCCACTTCCCGGGGCAGCAGCGGCCGTTGCAGCAGCAGCACCCGGCGTTCCAGCATTTCCAGGACCACCACCACCAGCTGCTCGGCGGGATGCTGGCCAAGCAGGAGCTCGTGGACGAGAGCAACACCACCATCAACAGCGGCGGCAGCAACAACGGCAACAGCGGCGGCGAGGGCGAGCAGcacatgggcggcggcggcggaggaggaggaggaggatccgcgcagcagcagcagcagcacgcggGCGGCGGAGGGGGCGAGGAggggcaacagcagcagcagcaggcgctGGCGGTGATGCGGCGGCCCAGGGGCCGGCCCGCGGGGTCCAAGAACAAGCCCAAGCCGCCCGTCATCATCACGCGGGACAGCGCCAGCGCGCTGCGGGCGCACGTCCTCGAGGTCGCCGCCGGATGCGACGTCGTCGACTGCGTCGCCGCCTTCGCGCGCCGCCGCCAGGTCGGCGTCTGCGTGCTCAGCGGCACGGGCGCCGTCGCCAACGTCTCCGTCCGCCAGCCCGGCGGCGCCGTCGCCACGCTCGCCGGCTGCTTCGACATCCTCTCGCTCTCCGGCTCCTTCCTGCCCCCGCCGGCGCCTCCGTCCGCCACGGGGCTCACCGTGTACGTCTCCGGCGGCCAGGGCCAGGTCGTGGGCGGCACGGTCGCCGGCGCGCTCGTGGCCTCCGGGCCCGTGGTCATCATGGCCGCCTCCTTCGGCAACGCCTCCTACGAGCGCCTCCCCCTCGACGACGAAGAGCCATCCGCAGCGCAGGGCCTCGCGCAGGCGCACTCCTCCCCACCGCCGCTCCCATTGCCGACAcaccagctccagcagcagcaccagCCGTCCTCCTCCCTGGCGCAGGCGCCCGACCACCACATCCCCCACAACCTGATGAACGGCCTCC from Triticum aestivum cultivar Chinese Spring chromosome 4A, IWGSC CS RefSeq v2.1, whole genome shotgun sequence harbors:
- the LOC123082889 gene encoding AT-hook motif nuclear-localized protein 18 codes for the protein MDPVAAAAHGGGHHFGPPVGTFHPFHGHFPGQQRPLQQQHPAFQHFQDHHHQLLGGMLAKQELVDESNTTINSGGSNNGNSGGEGEQHMGGGGGGGGGGSAQQQQQHAGGGGGEEGQQQQQQALAVMRRPRGRPAGSKNKPKPPVIITRDSASALRAHVLEVAAGCDVVDCVAAFARRRQVGVCVLSGTGAVANVSVRQPGGAVATLAGCFDILSLSGSFLPPPAPPSATGLTVYVSGGQGQVVGGTVAGALVASGPVVIMAASFGNASYERLPLDDEEPSAAQGLAQAHSSPPPLPLPTHQLQQQHQPSSSLAQAPDHHIPHNLMNGLQQLPGDPYGWTTPGGSGGRVSPY